The stretch of DNA ATGATGAGAATTTCTGGGATGGCAGGGCAGGAAGCCTAGAGGAGCAAGCTCTAGGACCGATTCAGTCTGAAGTTGAAATGAATCAAAATCTTGATGAATTGGTGATCGAGCTAAATGGTGTTCCTACCTATGTTGAAGAATTTAACAAGGTTTTTAACGATAAAATATCGGCAGACAATATTGCCAAAGCAATAGCTGCATTCGAAAGGACAATCGTTATTGCTGATACAGCATTCGATCGATATCTTCAAGGGGAAGAGGATGCAATTAGTGCAGATGCTAAGGACGGAATGAAGCTATTCGCTGGAGAGGCAGGCTGTATTTCTTGTCATGCAGGTCCTCTTTTATCTGACCAAAATTATCATAACTTAGGCATGAGCGGTGATGATGGACGTTTTGCAGTGACAGGTAATGAAGAGGATAAAGGAAAATTCAGAACATCTGCTTTAAGAGGTGTTGCTCATACTTCACCATATATGCATGATGGCAGTCTTGAAACATTAAAGGATGTCGTTCAGTATTATAATGAAGGTGGAGGGAATCATTCAAATAAGAGTGAATTAATGAAACCACTTAACTTAACGGATCGTGAAGTTGATTCTCTTGTAGGTTTTTTAGAAAGCTTAAGTGGAGAATTGCCAAAGGCAGAGACCCCGAAAATCCCATAAGAAAATCGAAATCAAAGATAAACGGTTACCTGAAGAGGTAGCCGTTTTGTTTTGAGCGATAAGCGATAAAGCTCGAAAAATGGTGTTATTAATTTTCCGGTAGTGGGTAAATTATTTCTAGAGTGAGTCTAAATCAGGAATTCCCAAAAAATAGATTAAATATTTTTTGTATGAAAGGAAAAAAACGAGAAAAACTATTATTAAAACAGCAAGGAGTGATTCAATGTTTACCTTTTTATGGTCATTAATTATAGGTGGAATTATAGGTTGGATTGCAGGCATGATTGTAGGGCGTGATATACCTGGTGGTGTTTTTGGTAATATTATTGCAGGATTTGTCGGAGCTTGGTTAGGTGCTTTAATCTTTGGAAATTGGGGTCCAGATATTGCTGGTTTTGCAATTATTCCTGCCTTAATCGGTGCAGTACTGCTTGTTTTCCTACTAAGCCTCATCATGAAATCCTTCAGAAAAACAACTGATTGACAGAAAAGCGAAAGCTGCAGCTAGACAATAAGAAAAGCGAAAGAACTAATGAAAGCCTTCCAAATCGGAAGGCTTTCATTAGTTTAAAGCTCTTCGGGCAAAACTTGCAGATAATTAGTTAGTTTAAAGGATGTATGACTCTCCTCTTTCGGAAGATTAGTAAAACAGCTTATTTTTTCCATTGTAAATGGATGAGGAATTTCAAGTTTTACCGCATGTAAGGCTTGGCGATTAAAAATTGGTTGTCCGCCATATAAAAGGTCACCTGCTAAGGGATGTCCAATATGGCTTAAATGGACACGAATTTGATGTGTACGGCCAGTATCCAGCTGGCATTTTAGCAAAGATAAATTTTGTTTTGGATATGATTTAATTAATTCATAATGGGTAATAGCTGGCTGACCGCTCTGAGAAACTCTGCGCCTCGTCGGATGATGACGATCACGGCCTATTGGCTCATGAATAGAGCCCTTCTTCGTCTTAATCTTACCATGCACAAGGGCTAGATAGGTCCTTTTAATGATTCTCTCCTCAAGCATCTTATCCAATATACTCCCTGCAAGGGCATGCTTCGCAAATAGAACGGCTCCAGTTGTATCACGGTCTAAGCGATGAACATGCTTAATTTTCCGAAATTCGCCCTGTGCCTGTAAATGAAAGGCAGCTGCATTTGATAATGTATTTGTTTGCTCAGGCTCATTAGGATGAGTATCCATATTTGCAGGCTTATTAAAAACAATCATATGGTCATCTTCATATAGAATTTCCACCTCTGCATATTCAGGAATTACACCAAAATCTTCATCAAGGAATAACCTTAATTGCAGCCTGTCTCCTGGTTGGAGGGGATTATTCCAATTGATGAACTCTCCATTTACCTTTATTTGTTTTTCCATTCTCATCGTATGAATTTGCTTTTTAGATGCTTTCCATACATTTCTCATAATGAAATCTATTGTTAACCCATCCCAATCAAGCGGAATGGTTAATTCATACCATTCTCCAAACCTTTTTGTTTGCATCGTACTATTCTCCTTAATAAATGTAAAAAGTATGCCATTTGTATTTTATTACCACCCTGAATGACCTAGTTAGTATGATATTCTTATCATATATATATTACAAACTGATTACAGAAAAGATAAAGTTCAACTAATAATCAGTGGGGGATATACAGCCCGTTAATCTGCGAAAAAAGGTGGTTTTAAGGTGAAAGTCGTCTTTGCATCAACTCCTGAACAAGAACAGGAAATCAAGGAACTCGTTCAATACGTATATTCGAATATATTTCCTCTTTATTTTTTAGATGAGGATATAAAGGAATATGAGCGCCTGAAGATTTTACATACTACGACAAGACATTTTGAATACTTTGGAACTCTAAAAGAAGCATATCAGGTTATCGGTAGCTTGCAAACAATAATAGCGATTCTGAAATCCCAAAATCTAGACGCAAGGTATGAAAGCATGTTCGAAAATAATGTTCAAATCTTAAAAGATTTCGGACTTTCTTTTCCATTTTCATTTAGCCATTTTTTTGGAGTAAGAATGGCTAAGGATGAAATTATGAGTCTGTACATTAAAGCAGCAAATCAATTACTAATATAGTTATAAAAATGGGTTGACCCAAAAGCAAAGGTGCCAGGCACATGCCTGACACCTTTGCTTTTGGGTCAATCCCTTCTTCTGTTTTGAATACTTATTTGCTGTTTTCATTAAACCATTTTTTAAATACTTCTTCATCTTGATAACCGGTAATTCTCTCTACCTCTTCACCATCTTTATATTGGACAATTGTTGGTGTTTCAGTAATTCCGTATTTGTCCCACCCGTTTTCAAATTCCAGTAAGTTATATTGAACAAGATCTACTTTCATCTCTTTTGCCAGAGGAGCTACAACCGGAGTTGTTCTTTGGCAGTGAGAGCAAGTAGGACTGTAAAAATAGACAGTAACATCCTCTTTATTATCTAATTTTTCTTTTAATTCATCTGGAAGAATCAGATTTTGATAATTTGGGTCATCAAGCTGTTTAATCGTTTCTGGATGAAGTGCATCTTTGCCATATGGATTTTTTTCTGAAACTTTTTCTTCATTTTGCATCTTTGTTAGTATTCCAATAGCTGCGAAGAGAATGACAATAATTCCAAGAAATATAATTACTTTTTTCATCTTATTTAACCTCTCTTGTTTTTTTCCAAAGTAAATAACTGCAAATAAATATTATAATAAAGGCAGTCAATGCTAGAAAGGGAATTGTAATAAACCCTAACCAATTAATATATTGACCAGTACATGGAACCCTGCCGCAGGAAGCAGCGTGATCCGCTAAAAATGGAATCTTTTGGATCGAATAATGGTAAAGTGAAATACAAGCACCAATGGCAGATAGAATCATTGTATAGAGGCTGATTCGATAATCCTTTCGAATAACCGCAATCCCTAATATAATAACAAAGGGGTACATGACAATTCGCTGGTACCAGCAAAGTGTGCAAGGCTCGTATTGACGAATCTCTGAAAAATAAAGGCTTCCGAACATAGCAATGACAGATGCAGCCCATGAAATAAAAAGTATAGATTCACGATTATCTTTATTTGCTTTTTCCATAATGCACTCCTTATCATATCATTTCTTTGAAAAACTTGTCGCGTAACTTAGCGGCGAAATGTACATAGTAAAGAAAATTATAGAGTGACTTGTTCTACTTTGTAAATTATTTATAACAGATTTTCATTGTTTGTTCTATATTTCGTCATGTTTTTGTCATTAGTAATTCCACTAATAAATATTTTAAGGAAATCGTAAATGTATTTCAATTATTTGTTCGATAGGACTATATGGAATGTTCTAAACTGTTTACGATAATAGCGAAAAGGTATAATATCTATTGTAGTCAAGGCTAAACCATTATTTTGTCATAAAAGCACATACAATATAAAAAGGATATAACTATTTTCTATCGAATTAATTTTTAGTAGTATTGACTGTATTGGGAGGGAATCGAATGAATTGGAAAATAAAAGCCGAACGTTGGCTTCAAAATGAATATTTAGATCAACATTTACAAGAGGAATTGCACTCCTTAAAAAAGGATGAAAAGAGACTTGAAGATGCTTTTTATAAAGATTTAGAGTTTGGAACTGGCGGAATGCGCGGGGAACTCGGAGCTGGAACAAATCGGATGAATATTTACACTGTGCGAAAAGCCTCCGCAGGATTAGCTGCATACATAGAAGAGAATGGGCTAGAAGCAAAGAAGCAAGGAGTTGTTATAGCATATGATTCCCGGCATATGTCACCTGAATTTGCGATGGAGGCAGCGAAAACACTTGCGACTAAAGGTATTCAAACATATGTTTTTAAAGAATTACGTCCTACCCCAGAATTATCCTTTGCTGTACGTGATTTAAAGGCATTTTCCGGTATTGTTATAACAGCAAGCCATAATCCACCAGAATATAACGGATTTAAGGTGTATGGAGCTGATGGGTCTCAGCTTCCTCCAAGTGTAGCGGATATTGTTATTTCAAAAGTGAATGAAATTGAAAATGAACTTTTGATTAATGTGATGGAGGAAGAAGCATTAAAGAAGCAGGGATTAATCAAAATGATTGGGGAAGAGGTTGACAGTAAGTATTTGAATCAGCTCGTTACGATTTCGGAGAATCCTTCTCTTGGTAATGAAGTAGATCTTTCAATCGTTTTCACACCATTGCATGGAACAGCAAATAAACCGGTAAGGAATGCGTTACAAGCATTAAACTACAAACATGTTCATGTAGTTAAAGAACAAGAACTTCCTGATCCTGAATTTTCCACTGTAAAGAGTCCGAATCCAGAGGAAAAATCAGCTTTTGAGCTGGCGATTAAGGTAGGAGACGAGAAGAATGCAGATTTGTTAATTGCTACAGATCCAGATGCGGATAGACTAGGAATTGCCGTACGTAATCTAGCTGGAGAATTCGTGCTTTTAACTGGAAACCAGACAGGTGCATTACTTCTTCATTATATTTTGTCACAGAAAAAAGAAAAAAATAGCCTACCAGAAAACGGAATTATCTTAAAAACGATTGTTACATCTGAGTTAGGAAGAAAAATCGCCTCCTCATTCGGTGTTGAAACAGTTGATGTCTTGACAGGGTTTAAATTTATTGCTGAAAAAATGAAGGAATACGATACTACAAGGGAATATCAATTTTTATTTGGTTACGAAGAAAGCTATGGCTATTTAATTGGAGATTTTGCACGGGATAAGGATGCTGTTCAAGCTGCCGTATTAGCTGCAGAGGCTGCTGCTTATTATAAGAAAAAAGGTATGTCCTTATACGAAGGTTTAATTGCCCTTTTTGATCAGTATGGCTATTTCCTTGAAGACCTCCAATCATTAACACTTAGAGGAAAGACTGGTGCTGAGACAATCCAAAAAATATTAGCCTCCTTCCGTTCGGCTCCATTACAACAGCTAAGTGAAATTAAGGTTATTGCCGTAGAGGATTATTTAACGAGTGTACGAAGTGAAAGCAATGGAATAGAAAAATCAATTGACCTTCCAAAATCAAATGTAATAAAATACTTTTTTGAAGACGGAACTTGGGTTTGCTTAAGGCCATCAGGTACTGAGCCAAAAATTAAATTTTATTTTGGGATCAATGGAATAACTTTTGAAGATAGTAAACAGAAATTAACTGCGATTAAAGATGATTTCATGTCCATTGTTGAACAAAAAATGAGCTCTTCTTCTGTAAAATAAGAGGAAAGGATTTGCGAAGGAAGTAATAATTGATTTCGCAAACCAAATGACATCATGAAAAACGAAAGGATGAAATATTTTGTTAAAAGGACAAGTTGCAATCGTTACAGGTGCATCAAGAGGGATTGGCAAAGAAATCGCTTTAAAGCTTGCTAAACAGGGGATGAAGCTTGCTATTGTAGGCAGCTCTAACAGTATTTTTCAATCAGCTGAAGAATTAAAGCAAAAGGGATATAATGATGTGATTGCCATTCAAGCTGATGTTACGCTTGAGGATCAAGTAAATACAGTCATTGAAAAAGCTTTAAATGAATATAAGCAAATTGATCTCCTTGTCAATAATGCAGGTGTAGGCTTCTTTAAAAAGGTTGAAGAAACGACGCTGGATGAATGGAGAAAGGTCTTCGATGTAAATGTTCAAGGAGTATTCCTTGGAGCTAAGGCTGTTCTTCCGCATATGAAAGAACGCAAATCGGGAACGATTATTACGATTTCATCAGATGTAGCTAGATACACGATCCCAAATGGCTCTGCTTATACAGCAACAAAATATGCTGTTCAAGGCTTCTCGGGTTCATTGGCACAGGAAGTTAGAGAATTTGGAATTAGAGTAGGAACGATCAATCCTGGAATGGTTGATACATACTTTGCAGAATCACAGCAAGGGCTTGAGGAGAAAAAAGACTGGCTTAAAGTGGAAGATATCGCAAATGCGGTTGTATATATGGCGTCCGCTCCAAGCCATATGATGATCGACGAAATTGTCCTCCATCCTTTTGTACAAAATTATCCGATTGCATAAGAAAAGTGAAGTCGCAGCTTATCGCGTTTTTATGAACTATTAATAAAGCACTGAAGAGAAATTACTCTTTTGTGCTTTTTTTCTTGTCTATGCTCCCGTTGTCTAGTCAATCCATCAAAAAGTTTAAGACTTTAGTTGTACAGTATCTCATTCTATTTGCTAAGGCTTATATAAAGGTAAAGTATTATAATAATGGTATTAACATCAATCGGGAGGAATAAAGGTGACGTTGGATAAACGGCATTCAAATATTCGGATATTAAAGGAAATTGCTGAATTATTAAATGAGGGAACAGAAGTAAGAGCATTATTATCAGAGGTACTTGCTAAATTACTGCATGTAACCGGATTAGAGACGGGGTGGATTTTTTTAATCCAGCCGAATGGGAGTTATGAGCTAGCAGCAATGGAAAAGCTGCCTCCTGCTTTAACACACAGTGATTATGAACCGATGTGTAAAGGAGATTGCTGGTGTATTGACCGCTATAAAAAGGGAAGGCTGCAAAAAGCAATCAATATTATTGAGTGCAAGAGAATAGAGGATGCACTTCTGGCAAAAAGGAATGATACTAATCATCTCACTCATCATGCAACAGTTCCGCTTCGGGCAGGTGATGAACGCTTTGGTCTTCTTAACGTTGGGGCACCTTATAAAAGTCATTTTTCAGATGAAGAGTTGGCATTATTAGAAGCTATTGCCTTTCAAATAGGAACGGCATTAAAAAGAATGAAACTAACGGAACTTGAGCAGGAAAATGCTCTTACTGCGGAAAGAAATCGATTAGCAAGAGATCTTCATGATTCGGTTAATCAGCTCCTTTTCTCTTTAAGCTTAACGGCAAGGGGCGGTGCTGAAATGGCAAAGGATTCTGAAACAAAGGAAACCTTTTCCTATATTCAAGATTTAGCACAGGAAGCTTTAAGTGAAATGAGAGCATTAATTTGGCAGCTGCGTCCTAGGGGCCTTGAGAATGGAATTACAAGTGCTCTTATTGGTTATGGTCAAATGTTAGGGCTGAAAGTTCGACCGATTGTAAAAGGTGTTGTTTCTTTGCCAAGTAAGGTAGAAGAGGGATTATGGAGAATCGGTCAAGAAGCTCTAGCAAATTGCAAAAAGCATTCAGGGCAAACCAAAGTTGATTTATTTTTAACTATTGAAAATCAAAAATTAGTCATGATTATTTCGGATAGTGGTTATGGATTTTATTATGATCATGTACAAACGATAATTCCTTCGCTCGGTTTAAAAAGTATGAAAGATCGTACTGAGGCGTTAAATGGGCAATTTATACTCCAAAGTTCCCCGAATAGAGGGACGAGAATTGAAATAAGGATACCTATATAAAAGGAGAGGATATTCATGACGATTCGAGTTCTCATTGCAGATGATCATCATGTTGTAAGGCGCGGACTGGTTTTTTTTCTGAAAACTCAACCGGATATTGAAATAGTAGGGGAAGCTCAGCATGGAAAAGAGGCTGTAGAATTGGCAGTCAGCCTAAAGCCAGATATTTTACTAATGGATTTAGAAATGCCTGTTATGAATGGAATTGAAGCAACACGCAAAATAAAAATATTATGTCCAGACATTAAGATTATGATGTTAACAAGCTTTTCTGATCAAGATCATGTTATCCCTGCCATTGAGGCTGGTGCTTCCGGCTATCAATTAAAAGATATTGAACCGGATGAGCTTGTAAAGGCAATTAGACAATTAATGAAAGGAGAATCCCAATTACACCCAAAAGCAACGTCGCATCTTTTAACCCATTTATCAGCTCAAAACAAAGAAGAGAGAAAGCCTTTAGATGCACTGACAAAGAGAGAAATTGATGTCTTGAAGGAAATTGCTAATGGTAAGAGCAATAAAGAGATTGCTGCAGATTTATTTATTACAGAAAAAACTGTTAAAACACATGTCTCCAATCTTCTATCAAAGCTTGAGCTTGCCGATCGGACCCAAGCAGCACTTTTCGCTGTACGTAACGGTTTGATTAGTTAGTATTTTGTTGTTAATTGGAGAGGAAGGAGAGTGCTTACAGCGGAATTCAACAGGGACAAAAAACACGGTCCTCTTTTGGAACCGTGTTTTAAATATTGGTGGAATTCCTGCAAAATCATTTTTAAGGCAACTGGTATAGCGTATCAGACAGTTCGTTAAATGATGAATCATTTGCATGTTCGATGTATCTGAGTAAAGAATATAAATGTTTTTCAATGGTGGAGTAATCTTTTTCGAAATTATAGGCATGCAGAAAGTATTCAATTTTTTTCGAAAGGAATTGATCTTCAGTCCGTACCATCAAAATTAATAAATTATCCCATTCAGACCGATGGGTGTAATATAGCGCTCGGTCATAATCTAATTTATTCATTTGTCCTTTCCTCCTCTTTAAGGAGTTGAGTATAGCTTATGTCTTTCCAAAGAAAATCCGCTCAGTAAATGTTGGACATATTGATTTTAAAGGGTTTTCATCTTTTACCTGTATAAATCCTGAAAAAATAACTCCAGCCTAAATAGATACATAAAAAATCAAGGCATACAGATAATAAAGGAAAAGATATTCTTATTGGAGGAATTTGATGAAAAGGATCTTCTTAATTATTGTGATGGTTGGCTTATTTATGAATACTGGAAATAGGGTATTAGCTAATTCCGAACAGCCAGATTACGAAAAATACGGCCGGATCGCAATCGCAGTTGTTAAAGAGGACTACCCAGGTGAGGCAGTTGTGGAATATCAGTATAAAGGAAGGCAAAAAGTTTCTGAATCAGATGTTATGGATATCTTTACTTTTCAAGTGAAAGAGAATACTAAACCTGTCACAGTAATAGTGAAAATATGGCATAGTCCACAAATTAAAAAGTTTCTAAAAATGACTGTCGAAGAACAAAAGGGGTAAGAGAATATTCATTCTCTTGCCTCTTCTTTTTGAATAAGTTCAACTCCAATTCATCATTCTAACTAATTTTACATAGATTGTGATAAGAACAAAAAGGGGGAGTAGGGAATGATCGAAGAGGAAAGTAAAGAGCTGCAATATGCCATAGAGGAAATTACTGAAATCGCTAAAGGCTTTGGATTAGATTATTATCCGATGCGCTATGAAATTTGTCCGGCAGACATTATCTATACATTCGGTGCCTATGGAATGCCGACACGATTTTCCCATTGGAGCTTTGGCAAACAGTTTTTCAAAATGAAGCTTCACTATGATCTTGGGCTCTCAAAGATTTATGAGCTCGTGATCAACTCTAATCCATGCTATGCCTTTTTGCTCGACTCCAACTCACTGATCCAAAATAAATTAATTGTCGCACATGTCCTAGCTCATTGTGATTTCTTTAAAAATAATGTTCGCTTTCAAAACACAAAACGCGATATGGTAGAAAGTATGGCGGCTACAGCCGAAAGAATTAGACAATATGAAATTTTGCATGGAAAAAAAGAAGTGGAAACCTTTCTTGATGCTGTTCTAGCTATTGAGGAGCATATTGATCCCTCACTAATGCGACCAAAGCTTGCATGGAATATGGATGATATTGAAGAAGAAGAGGAAGAAACAGCTTTATCCTCTCCATATGATGATTTATGGAATCTTGATGATAGAAATAATAAAAAACCTGAACAAAAAAAGAAGAGAAAGAAATTTCCCCCTCAGCCTGAGAAGGATTTACTTTTATTTATCGAAAGCTACAGCAGAGAATTATCAGACTGGCAGCGAGATATCTTAACAATGATGCGAGAAGAAATGCTTTATTTCTGGCCACAGCTCGAAACAAAAATCATGAATGAAGGCTGGGCATCGTACTGGCATCAGCGCATCTTACGAGAAATGGATTTAACGAGTGGAGAGTCATTAGAATTTGCAAAGCTGAATGCTGGCGTCGTCCAGCCATCAAGAACAAGCATAAATCCGTATTATTTAGGCTTAAAGATTTTCGAGGATATAGAAGATCGATATAATAATCCAACAGAAAAGATGAAAAAACGTGGGGTTGAACCAGGATCAGGCAGAGAAAAAATGTTCGAGGTGCGTGAAATCGAATCAGATATATCCTTCTTGCGCAACTATTTAACAAAGGATCTTGTTATGAAGGAGGATATGTATTTATTCCAGAAACAAGGGAAGGATTACAAGGTTGTTGACAAGCAATGGGAAAATGTCCGTGATAAGCTTGTCAATATGCGCGTAAACGGAGGTTTTCCGTATTTAACAGTCAATGACGGGGATTATCTAAAAAATGGAGAGCTATACTTAAAACACTGGTTCGAAGGTATTGAGCTTGACCTCAAATATTTAGAAAAAGTTCTCCCATATATTCACCAGCTATGGGGCAGAAGCGTACACATTGAAACGATCGTAGAAGCTAAAAATATGCTGTTTACCTACGATGGGAAAGGGATTCATCGTAAATATCTATAAAAGACAAAAAACAACGACATCTTCTTAAGTTGTCGTTGTTTTTTGTCCTTTACTAATGTATTGCAGATTTAAATTTACTTCCATGAGCTTCCTGTGTATCCATGATCGTTGTAAAAGCATTTGGATCGATTTCGCCGATAATGCTTTTAAGCTTGGATATTTCTAAGCGGGTAACCACAACGTAGATTACTTCTTTTTCATTGTCTTTAAAGCCGCCCTTGCCCATTAATTTTGTTACACTGCGGCCTAAGCGCCCGATGATAGCGTCGGAGATTTCTTCATAATGGTCAGAAACAATGATGACGGCTTTAGTATCTCCCTCAAAGCCTTGAACAACCGTATCAATCATTTTCGATGCAATATAGTATGTAATAATTGAATACATCGCTTGCTCCCATCCTAATACAAAGCCTGCCCAGCTAAAAACGAAGATATTAAAAAACATGACAAACTCCCCGATAGAAAAAGGAAGCTTTTTTGTCAGTAGGATTCCGAGAATTTCAGTTCCATCTAAAGCTCCGCCATGTCGGATGACAATTCCAACCCCTGTACCTAGTAATAATCCTCCAAACACGGTAGCTAATAAAGGTTCTTGAGTAAATGGTGAGAGATGATGCAATTGAGGTTCTATTATAGCTAATGCAATAATGCCAAAAAGAGAAGAAAAAGCGAAGTTTTTCCCAATTTGTTTATATCCAAAATATAGAAAAGGAACATTAAAAAGAAATACAAGAATTCCAAAACTAATATTTGTTAGATGGTTTACAAGCAAGGAGATACCGATTATTCCTCCATCAATAATGGAATTAGGAATTAAAAACAATTCAATGGATAAGGCAGCTAATGAAGCCCCAACCAATAACATGATGTAACGATAAATAATATGTTTTTTACTTTCTTTCTTATGTGTTTTTTCCATTTTTTACCTTTCCTTTCATATTAGCCAAAAAAAAATATACAGTTTTTATGATGAAATATCAAATGATAAGGTTTTGAAATAAATAATCTATTTCAAAAATAAGCAAAGGTGCGGCAATCATATTGCGGCACCCATGCAGATATCAATGTATCGATTTCTTCTTAAATCGTCCACCTCTAACCTCAGTGATATTAGCTACTGCAAGGAATGCATTAGAATCAAGTTCCTCCACTATTGATTTTAGCTTGGCTTCCTCTAGACGAGTAATCACACAGAAAATGACTTTTTTATCATCTCCAGTGTACGCGCCTTCTCCATTTAAATAGGTAACTCCACGGCCAAGTCTAGCTAATATCGCCTGTCCGATTAATTGGTGATTTTCACTAATAATCCAAGCCGACTTTGATTCATCAAGTCCTTGCATCACAATATCGATTGTTTTATAGGCAATGAAATAAGCTAGAGCAGAATACATGGCACGATCCCACCCAAAAATAAAACCTGCAGACGTAAAAATAAAAACATTGATAAACATGATAATTTCACCAACGGAAAATGGCAGGTTCTTATTCGCAATAATCGCTAAAATTTCCGTTCCATCTAAGGAACCACCATATCGAATGACAATACCTACTCCAGCACCTAAAGTTACTCCACCGAAAACGGTTGCAAGAAGGGGATCTGCCGTA from Cytobacillus dafuensis encodes:
- a CDS encoding YhdB family protein; the protein is MNKLDYDRALYYTHRSEWDNLLILMVRTEDQFLSKKIEYFLHAYNFEKDYSTIEKHLYSLLRYIEHANDSSFNELSDTLYQLP
- a CDS encoding thioredoxin family protein; its protein translation is MKKVIIFLGIIVILFAAIGILTKMQNEEKVSEKNPYGKDALHPETIKQLDDPNYQNLILPDELKEKLDNKEDVTVYFYSPTCSHCQRTTPVVAPLAKEMKVDLVQYNLLEFENGWDKYGITETPTIVQYKDGEEVERITGYQDEEVFKKWFNENSK
- a CDS encoding GAF domain-containing sensor histidine kinase, which produces MTLDKRHSNIRILKEIAELLNEGTEVRALLSEVLAKLLHVTGLETGWIFLIQPNGSYELAAMEKLPPALTHSDYEPMCKGDCWCIDRYKKGRLQKAINIIECKRIEDALLAKRNDTNHLTHHATVPLRAGDERFGLLNVGAPYKSHFSDEELALLEAIAFQIGTALKRMKLTELEQENALTAERNRLARDLHDSVNQLLFSLSLTARGGAEMAKDSETKETFSYIQDLAQEALSEMRALIWQLRPRGLENGITSALIGYGQMLGLKVRPIVKGVVSLPSKVEEGLWRIGQEALANCKKHSGQTKVDLFLTIENQKLVMIISDSGYGFYYDHVQTIIPSLGLKSMKDRTEALNGQFILQSSPNRGTRIEIRIPI
- a CDS encoding disulfide oxidoreductase, which codes for MEKANKDNRESILFISWAASVIAMFGSLYFSEIRQYEPCTLCWYQRIVMYPFVIILGIAVIRKDYRISLYTMILSAIGACISLYHYSIQKIPFLADHAASCGRVPCTGQYINWLGFITIPFLALTAFIIIFICSYLLWKKTREVK
- a CDS encoding RluA family pseudouridine synthase: MQTKRFGEWYELTIPLDWDGLTIDFIMRNVWKASKKQIHTMRMEKQIKVNGEFINWNNPLQPGDRLQLRLFLDEDFGVIPEYAEVEILYEDDHMIVFNKPANMDTHPNEPEQTNTLSNAAAFHLQAQGEFRKIKHVHRLDRDTTGAVLFAKHALAGSILDKMLEERIIKRTYLALVHGKIKTKKGSIHEPIGRDRHHPTRRRVSQSGQPAITHYELIKSYPKQNLSLLKCQLDTGRTHQIRVHLSHIGHPLAGDLLYGGQPIFNRQALHAVKLEIPHPFTMEKISCFTNLPKEESHTSFKLTNYLQVLPEEL
- a CDS encoding GlsB/YeaQ/YmgE family stress response membrane protein translates to MFTFLWSLIIGGIIGWIAGMIVGRDIPGGVFGNIIAGFVGAWLGALIFGNWGPDIAGFAIIPALIGAVLLVFLLSLIMKSFRKTTD
- a CDS encoding response regulator; protein product: MTIRVLIADDHHVVRRGLVFFLKTQPDIEIVGEAQHGKEAVELAVSLKPDILLMDLEMPVMNGIEATRKIKILCPDIKIMMLTSFSDQDHVIPAIEAGASGYQLKDIEPDELVKAIRQLMKGESQLHPKATSHLLTHLSAQNKEERKPLDALTKREIDVLKEIANGKSNKEIAADLFITEKTVKTHVSNLLSKLELADRTQAALFAVRNGLIS
- a CDS encoding phospho-sugar mutase, with the translated sequence MNWKIKAERWLQNEYLDQHLQEELHSLKKDEKRLEDAFYKDLEFGTGGMRGELGAGTNRMNIYTVRKASAGLAAYIEENGLEAKKQGVVIAYDSRHMSPEFAMEAAKTLATKGIQTYVFKELRPTPELSFAVRDLKAFSGIVITASHNPPEYNGFKVYGADGSQLPPSVADIVISKVNEIENELLINVMEEEALKKQGLIKMIGEEVDSKYLNQLVTISENPSLGNEVDLSIVFTPLHGTANKPVRNALQALNYKHVHVVKEQELPDPEFSTVKSPNPEEKSAFELAIKVGDEKNADLLIATDPDADRLGIAVRNLAGEFVLLTGNQTGALLLHYILSQKKEKNSLPENGIILKTIVTSELGRKIASSFGVETVDVLTGFKFIAEKMKEYDTTREYQFLFGYEESYGYLIGDFARDKDAVQAAVLAAEAAAYYKKKGMSLYEGLIALFDQYGYFLEDLQSLTLRGKTGAETIQKILASFRSAPLQQLSEIKVIAVEDYLTSVRSESNGIEKSIDLPKSNVIKYFFEDGTWVCLRPSGTEPKIKFYFGINGITFEDSKQKLTAIKDDFMSIVEQKMSSSSVK
- a CDS encoding cytochrome-c peroxidase — translated: MKKAYAVLLIVVLSILGACSNNEETAAPEDKKNVKEEVIDKELEEAKAKFEVLGDIPVPADNTMTDEKIELGKKLYFDPRLSGNNVQSCMSCHAPGAGYGDGMAKFIGFEGFNGPRNSPTIINSGYYDENFWDGRAGSLEEQALGPIQSEVEMNQNLDELVIELNGVPTYVEEFNKVFNDKISADNIAKAIAAFERTIVIADTAFDRYLQGEEDAISADAKDGMKLFAGEAGCISCHAGPLLSDQNYHNLGMSGDDGRFAVTGNEEDKGKFRTSALRGVAHTSPYMHDGSLETLKDVVQYYNEGGGNHSNKSELMKPLNLTDREVDSLVGFLESLSGELPKAETPKIP
- a CDS encoding SDR family oxidoreductase, encoding MLKGQVAIVTGASRGIGKEIALKLAKQGMKLAIVGSSNSIFQSAEELKQKGYNDVIAIQADVTLEDQVNTVIEKALNEYKQIDLLVNNAGVGFFKKVEETTLDEWRKVFDVNVQGVFLGAKAVLPHMKERKSGTIITISSDVARYTIPNGSAYTATKYAVQGFSGSLAQEVREFGIRVGTINPGMVDTYFAESQQGLEEKKDWLKVEDIANAVVYMASAPSHMMIDEIVLHPFVQNYPIA
- a CDS encoding YhcU family protein, which encodes MKVVFASTPEQEQEIKELVQYVYSNIFPLYFLDEDIKEYERLKILHTTTRHFEYFGTLKEAYQVIGSLQTIIAILKSQNLDARYESMFENNVQILKDFGLSFPFSFSHFFGVRMAKDEIMSLYIKAANQLLI